From Mya arenaria isolate MELC-2E11 chromosome 1, ASM2691426v1, a single genomic window includes:
- the LOC128232304 gene encoding heat shock 70 kDa protein 12B-like codes for MQLDGDLMADLFKDTVNGIIRYIREMRAHSRLTDVDTIVLAGGFSESLHVREAIQDNFPKALIVSPADPGIAILKGAVLMGFRPEVIKERVARYTYGISYARKPFCEGDPEELLAHRNGETYCDGIFEKLVTIGQPIQRTDVFTLRRTTHLTSRRAKQRRLYTRLFASIEENPEYCTEECFCVKIGEIVRHPPKGGWPDVVKSRIEIKFGETEMSVRIFEEHSKIEYRARVDFL; via the exons ATGCAACTGGATG gaGACCTCATGGCAGATCTCTTCAAAGACACCGTCAATGGTATAATCAGATACATCCGGGAGATGCGCGCGCATTCTCGCCTGACGGATGTGGACACTATTGTTCTGGCGGGTGGATTCTCCGAGTCGCTACATGTGAGGGAGGCGATCCAAGATAACTTTCCCAAGGCGCTCATTGTCTCTCCCGCGGACCCGGGGATCGCTATATTGAAG GGTGCTGTGTTGATGGGCTTCAGACCGGAAGTGATCAAAGAGCGAGTGGCCCGCTACACGTATGGAATTAGCTATGCCCGGAAGCCGTTCTGTGAAG GTGACCCAGAGGAGCTGTTAGCTCATCGTAACGGCGAGACATACTGTGACGGAATATTTGAGAAACTCGTCACAATTGGCCAACCAATACAGCGTACGGACGTTTTTACGCTACGTCGGACAACTCACCTAACGTCTCGTCGCGCGAAACAGCGTCGTCTGTACACACGTCTATTCGCGTCAATCGAGGAAAATCCGGAATACTGCACGGAGGAATGCTTCTGCGTGAAGATTGGCGAAATTGTACGTCATCCGCCTAAAGGTGGCTGGCCAGATGTTGTGAAGTCGAGAATTGAGATAAAATTCGGAGAAACTGAAATGTCCGTCCGAATATTTGAGGAACATTCGAAGATTGAGTATCGGGCGAGAGTCGATTTTCTGTGA
- the LOC128232243 gene encoding heat shock 70 kDa protein 12A-like gives MWHMRKASPTVTGHVVFISDEAGNQYSFPVERGNITLSVLRLTFPLAVGIFYVDGRTDGLPIQPVRVHIRDGVFNEPQGGWIKQFRKYFVIKKKQPNFEMVGREMLKKYQALTQGVTLYFERPDPKKKKVVAAIDFGTSFSGYAYIFEHEPFTVYTHSWTADSIATGTEKAPTTVLVDPSGKFHSFGYEAEDEYALLVDGEMFHDWYFFRNFKMKLYTNKYLRRDSVLRDIEGKQMPALEVFAMAIRHLYKCLVDDVKTRDPDVKRDDITWVITVPAIWSDAAKQFMREASVKAGIDNDKLKLVLEPEAASLYCKALPPEDIQAIAGMKTDHPLARGKQYILLDLGGGTADMSAHHVLKDGCLREIHRATGDALGGSSVDEAFSKLLSDVIGPEALLAFFHDYRQDYVVFMRDFEKKKRLPLDRNSKVVLKLPPSLSQVLKVSSDATIEEAVQKSAHAKHIRVNGENMQLDGDLMADLFKDTVNGIIRYIREMRAHSRLTDVDTIVLAGGFSESLHVREAIQDNFPKALIVSPADPGIAILKGAVLMGFRPEVIKERVARYTYGISYARKPFCEGDPEELLAHRNGETYCDGIFEKLVTIGQPIQRTDVFTLRRTTHLTSRRAKQRRLYTRLFASIEENPEYCTEECFCVKIGEIVRHPPKGGWPDVVKSRIEIKFGETEMSVRIFEEHSKIEYRARVDFL, from the exons ATGTGGCATATGCGCAAAGCGTCACCAACCGTGACTGGTCACGTGGTTTTCATATCGGACGAGGCGGGAAACCAGTACTCATTTCCGGTGGAGCGTGGAAACATCACGCTAAGTGTGCTAC GCCTTACGTTCCCCCTAGCGGTTGGTATCTTCTACGTCGATGGGCGGACGGACGGCCTTCCGATTCAGCCGGTCCGTGTCCATATAAGAGACGGCGTTTTCAATGAGCCACAAGGAGGCTGGATTAAACAGTTCCGGAAGTACTTCGTCATCAAAA AGAAACAACCAAACTTCGAAATGGTTGGGAGGGAGATGTTGAAGAAGTATCAGGCCCTCACACAGGGTGTTACATTGTACTTCGAGAGGCCCGACCCG aaaaagaaGAAAGTTGTGGCAGCGATAGATTTCGGCACCAGTTTCTCGGGGTACGCGTACATTTTCGAGCACGAGCCCTTTACGGTGTACACTCACTCCTGGACCGCAGACAGCATAGCCACGGGCACGGAAAAGGCTCCAACAACG GTACTTGTGGATCCATCGGGAAAGTTCCACTCGTTCGGGTACGAGGCAGAAGACGAGTATGCTCTACTCGTGGATGGAGAAATGTTCCACGACTGGTACTTCTTCAGAAACTTTAAAATGAAGCTCTACACCAATAAG TATTTACGGCGCGACTCGGTTTTACGCGACATCGAGGGAAAACAGATGCCTGCACTTGAGGTGTTCGCCATGGCAATACGTCACTTGTACAAGTGCTTGGTTGATGACGTCAAAACACGCGATCCGGATGTGAAGCGAGATGACATTACCTGGGTCATTACTGTTCCTGCTATTTGGTCCGACGCTGCAAAACAGTTTATGCGAGAAGCTTCCGTAAAG GCGGGAATTGACAACGACAAGTTAAAGTTGGTCCTGGAACCGGAAGCGGCGTCCCTGTACTGTAAGGCACTTCCGCCAGAAGACATTCAG GCAATCGCCGGGATGAAGACGGACCATCCCCTGGCCCGCGGCAAACAGTACATTCTCCTGGACCTTGGAG GCGGTACGGCAGACATGTCGGCACACCACGTGCTCAAGGACGGTTGTTTGCGGGAGATCCACAGGGCCACGGGGGACGCTCTTGGCGGAAGCTCAGTCGATGAGGCATTCAGCAAGCTTCTCAGTGACGTCATTGGACCAGAAGCGCTTCTCGCGTTCTTTCATGACTACCGACAGGATTATGTAGTCTTTATG CGAGATTTCGAGAAAAAGAAGCGTCTCCCGCTCGACCGGAATAGCAAGGTGGTACTCAAACTTCCGCCGTCCCTCAGTCAGGTGCTCAAGGTGTCAAGTGACGCCACTATCGAGGAAGCTGTGCAGAAAAGCGCTCACGCGAAACACATCCGTGTGAACGGGGAGAACATGCAACTGGATG gaGACCTCATGGCAGATCTCTTCAAAGACACCGTCAATGGTATAATCAGATACATCCGGGAGATGCGCGCGCATTCTCGCCTGACGGATGTGGACACTATTGTTCTGGCGGGTGGATTCTCCGAGTCGCTACATGTGAGGGAGGCGATCCAAGATAACTTTCCCAAGGCGCTCATTGTCTCTCCCGCGGACCCGGGGATCGCTATATTGAAG GGTGCTGTGTTGATGGGCTTCAGACCGGAAGTGATCAAAGAGCGAGTGGCCCGCTACACGTATGGAATTAGCTATGCCCGGAAGCCGTTCTGTGAAG GTGACCCAGAGGAGCTGTTAGCTCATCGTAACGGCGAGACATACTGTGACGGAATATTTGAGAAACTCGTCACAATTGGCCAACCAATACAGCGTACGGACGTTTTTACGCTACGTCGGACAACTCACCTAACGTCTCGTCGCGCGAAACAGCGTCGTCTGTACACACGTCTATTCGCGTCAATCGAGGAAAATCCGGAATACTGCACGGAGGAATGCTTCTGCGTGAAGATTGGCGAAATTGTACGTCATCCGCCTAAAGGTGGCTGGCCAGATGTTGTGAAGTCGAGAATTGAGATAAAATTCGGAGAAACTGAAATGTCCGTCCGAATATTTGAGGAACATTCGAAGATTGAGTATCGGGCGAGAGTCGATTTTCTGTGA
- the LOC128228390 gene encoding uncharacterized protein LOC128228390 encodes MFTVPEDKTGDAPYERELKLIRERCDVSEDEFEKGFRLDTSNINPNKATVQITLLKEADKLFEEATQWEGIVSLLILSGSLATRCAVKGYISEAKGIQRNTSWYINDILGQWMKENGGWEGFPDWAERFNANDSGSPMQEKKQKKQHTLQTIIKTVKNKIKKDIKATGHSESSYCLTDFAMSPNNPSVPHIIEKCVDFIEAEGLNATGIHQIPGDQDQVDFLKARFEEDSNVDISTLGIEVHAVAMVLRKFFATLTEPLVPVSIYEDLIEVSCKCF; translated from the exons ATGTTCACAGTCCCGGAAGACAAGACGGGTGATGCTCCGTATGAGAGAGAATTGAAACTCATCAGAGAAAGATGTGATGTGTCTGAAGACGAATTCGAAAAGGGATTCAGGTTAGATACGTCAAACATTAACCCCAATAAAGCCACAGTTCAGATAACTCTTTTGAAGGAAGCCGATAAATTATTCGAAGAGGCAACACAATGGGAGGGCATCGTGTCTTTGCTGATCCTCAGCGGATCATTAGCAACAAGGTGTGCAGTAAAAGGCTATATTTCTGAAGCTAAAGGTATTCAACGCAATACAAGCTGGTACATCAACGACATACTTGGTCAATGGATGAAAGAAAATGGCGGATGG GAAGGGTTCCCCGACTGGGCAGAGCGGTTCAACGCGAACGATTCTGGATCTCCCATGCAG GAAAAGAAGCAAAAGAAGCAGCATACGCTACAAACTATAATAAAAACggttaagaataaaataaagaagGACATCAAAGCAACAGGCCATTCTGAGAGCAGTTACTGCCTGACTGACTTTGCTATGTCACCAAATAACCCCTCTGTGCCACACATTATCGAGAAATGTGTCGACTTTATTGAGGCAGAAG GCTTGAACGCAACGGGTATTCATCAAATACCAGGAGACCAGGATCAAGTGGACTTTCTTAAAGCTCGCTTTGAGGAAG ATTCTAATGTGGACATCTCAACACTGGGAATTGAGGTGCATGCGGTTGCCATGGTGCTTAGGAAGTTCTTTGCCACCCTCACCGAACCGCTAGTACCCGTCTCTATCTACGAGGATCTCATTGAGGTGTCATGTAAGTGTTTTTAA